Proteins co-encoded in one Thermomicrobiales bacterium genomic window:
- a CDS encoding FAD-dependent oxidoreductase gives MGRTVIVGAGVIGLCTAWELQKRGREVLVIDRTGPGAGSSFGNAGWVVRGYATPVPAPGIVAQSIKWMMHSDSPLYVKPRLDPRFALWMVDFWRHCTDDAFRDNMRALSALNAKTMAQYDSLAGDGVRFEMHKEGMFILGLSREMVAQEAELLASMTEFGLDPVRTVYGQEVFDAEPGLSRNVAGAVAIDGERHIKPDTFVDGLVEALTERGIEIRSGVDVYGSSGRGGRVTTLRTTVGDIEADEIVVAAGAWSGPVTKRITGKHLPLEAGKGYSVSVDQSPPTIKRTMNFIEARCACTPFSDSLRLAGTMELSGINLDIRPERVEALNRAGRKYLANWDGGGNERVWVGMRSMTADGIPVMGRVPGSDNTWIAAGHAMLGVTLAPATGAVMADLMTTGTSDVDMKPFSAERFNILSRI, from the coding sequence ATGGGCAGGACAGTCATCGTTGGCGCAGGGGTGATCGGCCTTTGCACCGCCTGGGAGCTGCAGAAGCGTGGGCGAGAGGTGCTGGTCATCGACCGTACCGGTCCCGGCGCGGGGAGCTCGTTCGGCAACGCCGGCTGGGTCGTTCGCGGCTACGCGACGCCGGTGCCAGCGCCGGGGATCGTCGCGCAGTCGATCAAGTGGATGATGCATAGCGATAGCCCGCTCTACGTCAAGCCGCGCCTCGACCCCCGGTTTGCGCTGTGGATGGTCGACTTCTGGCGACATTGCACCGACGACGCATTCCGCGACAACATGCGGGCGCTCTCGGCGCTCAACGCCAAGACGATGGCGCAGTACGACTCGCTGGCCGGCGATGGCGTCCGTTTCGAGATGCACAAGGAGGGGATGTTCATCCTCGGGCTCAGCCGCGAGATGGTCGCCCAGGAAGCGGAGCTGCTCGCCAGCATGACGGAGTTCGGCCTGGATCCTGTCCGCACCGTCTACGGTCAGGAAGTCTTCGACGCCGAGCCCGGCCTGTCACGAAACGTCGCTGGCGCGGTTGCCATCGACGGCGAACGCCACATCAAGCCGGACACGTTCGTCGACGGATTGGTCGAGGCGCTGACCGAGCGTGGGATCGAGATCCGATCGGGCGTGGATGTCTACGGCAGTTCCGGACGCGGCGGCCGGGTGACGACACTCCGGACGACGGTCGGCGATATCGAGGCAGACGAGATTGTGGTCGCCGCCGGGGCGTGGTCTGGCCCGGTCACCAAACGCATCACTGGCAAGCACCTCCCACTCGAGGCGGGCAAGGGATATAGCGTTTCGGTGGACCAGAGCCCCCCGACTATCAAGCGCACCATGAACTTCATCGAAGCGCGCTGCGCCTGCACGCCATTCTCCGACAGCCTGCGGCTTGCCGGGACGATGGAGCTGTCGGGCATCAACCTGGATATCCGGCCAGAGCGCGTCGAGGCGCTGAACAGAGCCGGCCGGAAATATCTGGCGAACTGGGACGGCGGCGGCAACGAGCGGGTCTGGGTCGGCATGCGGTCGATGACGGCCGACGGTATTCCGGTGATGGGCCGCGTCCCCGGCTCGGACAACACATGGATCGCCGCCGGCCATGCAATGCTCGGCGTCACCCTGGCCCCGGCAACAGGCGCCGTCATGGCGGACCTGATGACAACCGGCACGAGCGACGTGGACATGAAGCCATTCTCGGCAGAGCGGTTCAATATCCTGTCGCGTATCTAG
- a CDS encoding pyridoxal-dependent decarboxylase: MTNETPQSKTEPAPSGDAFAHVAAALDHAHALSRAWVGGLDDQPVSLRLGPEEMATLLNEPLPEAGIDAAAAVSEWLERARPGITASPGPRFFGFVNGGSTPAALAGDWLASAIDQNAGFWLSSPAAAQTELVVIDWLKDLFGLPAEWTGAMTSGGTMSNLVGLAAARQWAGQQRGFDPAADGLAGHPPIPVISSTEIHASALKSLGTLGIGRNTVRKVAAPGGAVDLVALERALDETEGAVIVVANAGEVNTGAFDALREVAALCRAHPGGAWLHVDGAFGLFAAASPKYRSLVKGVELADSVAADGHKWLNVPYDCGFAFVRDADALRGAFNATGAYIAATAGSGWDPSSHVPEMSRRFRALPAWCALKAYGRDGYRQLVERCCANASAFSDWVEATSGVEALAPTPLNIACFRAIEPGLSGDETDELNRATVAAIQRDGRAFVTATIWNGRTAVRAAFDNWATTPDDVVILQEAVADARETALRDMGR; this comes from the coding sequence ATGACGAACGAGACACCGCAAAGCAAGACCGAACCGGCGCCATCCGGCGATGCGTTTGCCCATGTCGCCGCCGCGCTCGACCATGCACACGCGCTGTCTCGCGCATGGGTCGGCGGGCTCGATGATCAGCCGGTCAGTCTCCGGCTCGGGCCTGAAGAAATGGCGACGCTGCTCAATGAACCGTTGCCGGAGGCTGGCATCGACGCCGCAGCAGCCGTCAGCGAGTGGCTCGAACGGGCGCGGCCTGGCATCACCGCCTCGCCGGGGCCGCGCTTTTTCGGCTTCGTCAACGGTGGCTCGACGCCCGCCGCGCTGGCCGGCGACTGGCTGGCCTCGGCGATCGACCAAAACGCCGGCTTCTGGCTCTCCAGCCCGGCAGCAGCCCAGACCGAGCTCGTCGTGATCGATTGGCTGAAGGACCTGTTCGGCCTGCCGGCCGAGTGGACCGGCGCGATGACCAGCGGAGGGACGATGTCGAACCTGGTCGGCCTGGCCGCCGCGCGTCAGTGGGCGGGCCAGCAGCGGGGATTCGATCCAGCCGCCGATGGCCTCGCTGGTCACCCGCCGATCCCGGTCATCTCCTCGACCGAGATCCACGCCAGCGCGCTCAAGTCACTCGGAACCCTCGGCATCGGTCGCAATACCGTGCGGAAGGTTGCCGCGCCGGGTGGGGCAGTCGATCTCGTGGCGCTGGAGCGAGCGCTGGACGAGACCGAAGGGGCGGTCATCGTCGTCGCCAACGCTGGCGAGGTCAACACCGGCGCATTCGACGCCCTCCGCGAGGTCGCCGCGCTCTGTCGCGCGCACCCCGGCGGCGCGTGGCTCCACGTCGATGGCGCATTCGGGTTGTTCGCTGCCGCGTCTCCGAAGTACCGCTCGCTGGTCAAGGGAGTCGAGCTGGCGGATTCGGTCGCAGCCGACGGCCACAAGTGGCTGAACGTGCCGTATGACTGCGGCTTCGCCTTTGTCCGCGACGCCGACGCGCTGCGGGGCGCATTCAACGCAACGGGCGCGTACATCGCCGCGACAGCCGGGAGCGGCTGGGATCCCTCGTCGCACGTGCCGGAGATGTCGCGCCGCTTCCGAGCGCTGCCGGCCTGGTGTGCGCTGAAGGCGTATGGGCGCGACGGGTATCGTCAACTGGTGGAGCGCTGCTGCGCCAACGCGTCCGCGTTCTCCGACTGGGTCGAGGCAACATCTGGCGTCGAGGCACTGGCCCCGACACCATTGAATATCGCCTGCTTCCGCGCGATCGAGCCGGGATTGTCGGGCGACGAGACTGACGAATTGAATCGCGCGACCGTCGCGGCAATCCAGCGCGATGGGCGCGCGTTCGTGACTGCAACAATCTGGAACGGTCGCACAGCGGTCCGCGCAGCGTTCGATAACTGGGCAACAACACCCGACGACGTCGTGATCCTTCAGGAGGCAGTCGCCGACGCCCGCGAGACAGCTCTCAGGGATATGGGCCGGTGA
- a CDS encoding FesM yields MTSQPLTVFDRHQRPYRRRDLLRVPLLGRLARWKHGRSAMQVPLLILAALVIYDGLVGPSLAPKNLAGVLPWVHWRGLVVLALLLVGNLFCMACPFMLPRRLAKKLGINNRSWPRWLPGKWLAAGLLVAYFWVYEAFDLWSSPWLTAWVVAGYFLAAFAVDAFFKGAAFCKHVCPIGQFNFVNSMISPAEVAVRNPQTCLECTTKDCISGRLDPVTATISQPGCELWLFQQRKVGNMDCTFCLDCVRACPYDNVGVLYRNPLNDLTSTANRSGIGRLGERLDYTALILILVFGSVVNAFGMVSPVYRLERWLSGVLGISNGPVLLLLIFLAGIAVIPVALTALAAWSSLQLAGPGGGPTGVAATAARYVPALIPLGFAMWFAHYGYHFFSGALTIVPVTQSFLADMGVGFLGEPRWDLAAILPVKVIDYVEMIALGLGFYAAFAALRAVAGRIHSNRSVALRAVTPWIILAALLLGVSVLLMSLPMDMRGVSLGS; encoded by the coding sequence ATGACCTCGCAGCCATTGACTGTCTTCGATCGTCACCAACGCCCCTATCGCCGGCGAGATCTCCTGCGCGTCCCGCTGCTGGGCCGCCTGGCGCGCTGGAAGCACGGGCGCAGCGCGATGCAGGTCCCCCTGTTGATCCTGGCGGCGCTCGTGATCTACGACGGCCTCGTTGGCCCGTCGCTGGCGCCGAAAAACCTCGCCGGAGTGCTGCCGTGGGTCCACTGGCGTGGTCTGGTGGTGCTGGCGCTGCTCCTGGTGGGCAATCTGTTCTGCATGGCTTGTCCGTTCATGCTGCCACGCCGATTGGCGAAGAAGCTCGGGATCAACAATCGCTCCTGGCCCCGCTGGCTGCCGGGCAAGTGGCTGGCTGCCGGGCTGCTGGTGGCGTATTTCTGGGTCTACGAGGCATTCGACCTGTGGTCCAGCCCATGGCTGACAGCCTGGGTCGTCGCAGGCTATTTCCTGGCGGCATTCGCTGTCGACGCCTTCTTCAAAGGCGCGGCATTCTGCAAGCATGTCTGTCCGATCGGACAGTTCAACTTCGTCAACTCGATGATCTCGCCGGCCGAAGTCGCCGTTCGCAACCCGCAGACCTGCCTCGAATGCACAACGAAGGACTGCATCAGCGGCCGGCTCGATCCCGTGACGGCAACGATCAGCCAACCCGGCTGCGAACTCTGGCTCTTCCAGCAACGCAAGGTCGGCAACATGGATTGCACGTTCTGCCTGGACTGCGTTCGTGCCTGCCCATACGACAATGTCGGCGTCCTCTATCGCAACCCGCTCAACGATCTGACATCGACAGCCAACCGCTCGGGGATCGGGCGGCTGGGGGAGCGGCTGGACTACACCGCGCTGATTCTCATCCTCGTCTTCGGCTCAGTCGTCAACGCCTTCGGGATGGTCAGCCCGGTCTACCGGCTGGAGCGCTGGCTGTCGGGCGTGCTCGGCATCTCCAACGGGCCGGTGCTGCTGCTGCTGATCTTTCTGGCTGGCATCGCCGTGATCCCGGTCGCATTGACGGCGCTCGCAGCGTGGTCGAGCCTGCAACTGGCCGGCCCGGGTGGTGGGCCGACTGGCGTCGCGGCAACCGCTGCGCGGTACGTCCCGGCCCTGATCCCGCTCGGCTTCGCGATGTGGTTCGCCCACTACGGCTACCACTTCTTCAGCGGCGCGCTCACGATCGTGCCGGTGACGCAGTCGTTCCTGGCCGACATGGGCGTCGGATTCCTCGGCGAGCCGCGCTGGGATCTCGCGGCGATCCTCCCCGTCAAGGTCATTGACTACGTTGAAATGATCGCGCTCGGGCTCGGCTTCTACGCCGCCTTTGCCGCGCTGCGCGCGGTTGCCGGCCGCATCCATAGCAACCGATCGGTCGCCCTTCGCGCCGTCACTCCCTGGATCATTCTGGCGGCGCTACTGCTCGGCGTCAGTGTCCTGCTGATGTCGCTGCCGATGGACATGCGCGGCGTGTCGCTGGGCAGCTGA
- a CDS encoding cupin domain-containing protein, whose translation MRIRSEADCEIEVWRDGVKTRMYASATTGAHQLCVFEQWCAPGHGAPSHVHAVEEVLRVVAGEAEVWVGDGRQQVTAGVSVLIPAGAVHGFRNTGDGVLQMLAILAEPIFEARYLDPERDVRRWSPRSETAPS comes from the coding sequence ATGCGCATTCGATCCGAGGCGGACTGCGAGATCGAAGTCTGGCGCGATGGCGTCAAGACCCGAATGTATGCGTCAGCGACAACCGGCGCCCATCAGCTGTGCGTCTTCGAGCAGTGGTGCGCGCCGGGACATGGCGCGCCGTCGCACGTTCACGCCGTCGAGGAGGTGCTTCGGGTCGTCGCGGGTGAGGCCGAAGTCTGGGTTGGCGATGGTCGCCAGCAGGTGACGGCCGGCGTGAGCGTGTTGATCCCGGCCGGGGCCGTCCACGGCTTCCGCAACACCGGCGATGGCGTACTGCAGATGCTGGCGATCCTCGCCGAGCCGATCTTCGAGGCTCGCTATCTCGACCCCGAACGTGATGTCCGCCGCTGGTCGCCTCGATCAGAAACAGCGCCCTCATAG
- the zapE gene encoding cell division protein ZapE, which yields MSRAQPDRRDVVPPTLASFVVPPRFDDATFDSYQPDPGYPSQERARDRLSVAAHDFDNGDARRGLLSRLRRGGAQPGWQALYLDGRFGVGKTHLLAAASHAACVPKAYLSFADLTYAVGALGMPQAVDLLGQARLICLDEFELDDPGNTMLATSFVRAVLERGTRLIVTSNTLPGELGRGRFSADEFEREIGSLAAVFESIRIDGDDYRHRRFGNDDALPRIVPRDVLDDQAEPIRWLELQRLMVTIPPIHFSDMIRDFDVLAIDGLAPIEDQDMALRFVHFIDKVYDRSIPLLVSSDCLPEDLFPPSYGYGGFERKFRRCQSRLHEMLAQPLDQPHGAELAGEE from the coding sequence GTGAGTAGGGCGCAGCCCGACCGGCGCGATGTCGTGCCGCCGACGCTGGCCTCGTTCGTCGTGCCGCCGCGCTTTGACGACGCAACCTTCGACAGCTATCAGCCAGATCCGGGGTATCCATCGCAGGAACGGGCGCGAGATCGTCTGAGTGTAGCGGCGCATGACTTCGACAACGGGGACGCGCGGCGCGGATTGCTCAGCCGGTTGCGGCGCGGGGGAGCCCAGCCAGGCTGGCAGGCGCTCTACCTCGACGGCCGGTTTGGTGTTGGCAAGACACACTTGCTGGCGGCGGCCAGCCACGCCGCCTGCGTGCCGAAGGCGTACCTGTCGTTTGCCGACCTGACCTACGCTGTTGGCGCGCTCGGAATGCCGCAGGCCGTGGATCTGCTCGGACAGGCGCGACTGATCTGTCTGGACGAGTTCGAGCTGGACGACCCCGGCAATACGATGCTGGCGACCTCGTTTGTTCGCGCTGTGCTGGAGCGTGGCACGCGGTTGATCGTCACGTCGAATACGCTGCCCGGCGAGCTCGGCAGAGGGCGGTTCAGCGCGGATGAGTTCGAGCGCGAGATTGGCAGCCTGGCGGCAGTGTTCGAGTCTATTCGGATAGACGGAGATGACTATCGGCATCGGCGCTTCGGCAACGACGATGCACTGCCGCGGATCGTCCCACGCGATGTTCTCGATGACCAGGCCGAACCGATCCGCTGGCTCGAGCTTCAGCGCCTGATGGTGACGATCCCACCGATCCATTTCAGTGACATGATCCGCGACTTCGATGTGCTGGCCATCGACGGACTGGCGCCGATCGAAGACCAGGATATGGCGCTGCGTTTCGTGCATTTCATCGACAAAGTCTATGACCGGAGCATTCCGCTACTGGTCTCCAGCGATTGCCTGCCGGAGGATCTCTTCCCGCCCAGCTACGGATACGGTGGATTCGAGCGCAAGTTTCGTCGATGTCAGTCGCGATTACACGAGATGTTGGCCCAACCGCTGGATCAGCCACACGGCGCGGAGCTCGCCGGCGAGGAGTAG
- a CDS encoding alpha/beta hydrolase domain-containing protein produces MAVVRCETLSREPYAGGVEFGEAGAYERLDARLHFAVDPSNPANQKIVDLALAPRDERGRVQFSADFCLLRPADPSRGNRRLFLEVPNRGRKLLSGQLNRAAGGLIPTRDIPPGDGFLYRHGYAVGWIGWQWDVVRSEALMGLDAPLAMDGGRHIAGQTVLRFQPSVAHHTHLLADRVHHPYPAADVDEAGAALTVRDFDDDAPRVIPRDHWRFAREEGGEVVPDGEHFWLADGFEPGKIYELVYTTDRAPVVGCGLLAIRDVASFLKHDVTADNPLAGALDLAYGFGVSQDGRLLRHFLWLGLNLDEEGRQVFDGLMPHVGGARRGEFNHRFGQPSVQYTPGFGHLAPFDDASLLARQRALGGCPKVIQTNSSAEYWRGDCALMHVSQDGTADLPADLETRIYHLAGTQHGPGTLPLGCESVADGAKGRYWFNTLDYTPLLRAELVNLDRWVSAGVAPPTNAHPRLADRSLVTRAAALDSMPDIPGFRLPDPEKILRIRRVDLGERASEGIGRFPAVEGERYPSLVSAVDADGNEVGGIRLPDLTVPVSTLTGWNPRAPETGGEDLIIPMQGITVFFHRTRAEREAAGDPRPSLEERYPTRDDFLARVREAAAALAGQRYVLDEDIDVIVTNAAERYDYAMRGEPIVPA; encoded by the coding sequence ATGGCAGTCGTCCGTTGCGAGACACTGAGTCGTGAGCCATATGCCGGGGGAGTGGAGTTTGGCGAGGCCGGCGCCTACGAGCGCCTGGACGCGCGACTGCACTTCGCAGTCGACCCCAGCAACCCTGCCAACCAGAAGATCGTCGACCTCGCCCTCGCGCCGCGCGACGAACGCGGCCGCGTGCAGTTCAGCGCTGACTTCTGCCTGCTCCGGCCGGCCGATCCGTCGCGCGGAAATCGGCGACTGTTCCTGGAGGTCCCCAACCGCGGACGCAAGCTGTTGTCTGGCCAGCTCAATCGCGCTGCCGGGGGATTGATCCCGACCCGCGATATCCCGCCTGGCGACGGCTTCCTCTATCGCCACGGCTACGCTGTTGGCTGGATCGGCTGGCAGTGGGACGTCGTTCGCAGCGAGGCGCTGATGGGGCTGGACGCGCCGCTGGCGATGGACGGCGGCCGGCACATTGCGGGCCAGACCGTCCTGCGCTTTCAGCCGAGCGTGGCGCACCACACCCATCTGCTAGCCGATCGCGTCCACCACCCGTACCCGGCCGCGGACGTCGACGAGGCCGGCGCGGCGCTGACCGTCCGCGACTTCGATGACGACGCGCCGCGCGTCATCCCGCGTGACCATTGGCGATTCGCCCGTGAGGAGGGTGGAGAGGTCGTGCCGGATGGCGAGCACTTCTGGCTGGCGGACGGCTTCGAGCCGGGCAAGATCTACGAGCTGGTCTACACAACCGACCGCGCGCCGGTGGTCGGCTGCGGGCTGCTGGCGATCCGCGACGTCGCTTCGTTCCTGAAGCACGACGTGACAGCGGACAATCCGCTGGCCGGGGCGCTCGATCTTGCCTACGGCTTCGGTGTCTCGCAGGATGGCCGGCTGCTGCGTCACTTCCTCTGGCTGGGGCTCAATCTCGATGAAGAGGGCCGGCAGGTCTTCGATGGTCTGATGCCGCACGTCGGCGGCGCGCGACGCGGCGAGTTCAACCACCGGTTCGGCCAACCATCGGTGCAGTACACGCCCGGCTTCGGCCATCTCGCGCCGTTCGACGATGCCAGCCTGCTGGCGCGTCAGCGCGCGCTTGGCGGCTGCCCGAAGGTCATCCAGACCAACTCGTCGGCCGAATACTGGCGCGGCGACTGCGCGCTGATGCATGTCTCGCAGGACGGCACGGCCGATTTGCCGGCTGATCTCGAGACGCGGATCTATCACCTCGCTGGCACGCAACACGGCCCGGGGACATTGCCGCTCGGCTGCGAGAGCGTCGCCGACGGCGCGAAGGGACGCTACTGGTTCAACACGCTCGACTACACGCCGCTGCTGCGCGCGGAGCTGGTCAATCTCGATCGTTGGGTCAGCGCTGGCGTCGCGCCGCCAACGAACGCCCACCCACGCTTAGCCGATCGCAGCCTCGTCACCCGCGCGGCAGCGCTCGATAGCATGCCCGATATCCCCGGTTTCCGGCTTCCGGACCCGGAGAAGATCCTCCGCATACGGCGTGTCGATCTTGGCGAACGTGCCAGCGAGGGGATCGGCCGCTTTCCGGCGGTCGAGGGCGAGCGTTATCCGTCGCTGGTCTCGGCGGTCGATGCCGATGGTAACGAAGTTGGCGGCATTCGGCTGCCAGACCTGACCGTTCCAGTCTCGACGCTTACCGGCTGGAACCCACGCGCCCCGGAGACGGGCGGCGAAGATCTCATCATTCCGATGCAGGGCATCACGGTGTTCTTTCACCGCACTCGCGCGGAGCGTGAAGCGGCCGGCGACCCGCGCCCGTCACTCGAGGAGCGGTATCCGACCCGAGACGACTTCCTCGCTCGTGTCCGCGAGGCGGCGGCAGCGCTTGCTGGGCAGCGCTACGTGCTCGACGAAGACATCGACGTCATCGTAACCAACGCCGCCGAGCGCTATGACTACGCGATGCGCGGGGAGCCAATCGTGCCGGCGTAG
- a CDS encoding FixH family protein, with product MSPVNRRFALALVVMLLVIPPSLTACSRGNSASTDGSALAWKVEPSPPARGPATITIEPRYDDHTPITGAKLEIEGNMNHAGMAPVIATLTETTPGTYVSDGFEFTMGGDWVISVRGTLPDGTPYQAQIDVGGVGG from the coding sequence ATGTCGCCTGTGAACCGGCGCTTCGCGCTGGCACTCGTCGTCATGCTGCTCGTCATCCCGCCCTCGCTGACAGCGTGTAGCCGTGGCAACTCCGCCTCGACAGACGGCAGTGCATTGGCGTGGAAGGTCGAGCCATCCCCGCCTGCCCGTGGCCCAGCCACGATCACGATCGAGCCGCGCTACGACGACCACACGCCGATCACCGGCGCGAAGCTGGAGATCGAGGGCAACATGAACCACGCCGGCATGGCGCCGGTGATCGCCACCCTGACGGAGACAACGCCGGGAACATACGTCTCGGACGGATTCGAGTTCACGATGGGCGGCGACTGGGTCATCAGCGTTCGCGGCACACTTCCCGACGGCACGCCGTATCAGGCGCAGATCGACGTGGGGGGTGTTGGCGGATGA
- a CDS encoding NAD-dependent epimerase/dehydratase family protein, producing MRIVVTGGAGFIGSHVVDAYINLGHEVVVVDDLSAGKRENVNPLARLEIADVSSSAFVDLLGELRPDIVNHHAAQTSVRNSVADPLDDCRRNILGTLNLLEGARRAGVGKVIYISSGGAIYGEPETLPCPEDNPIAADSPYGISKHTPEHYLGLYRRLHGLSFTTLRYGNVYGPRQDPYGEAGVVAIFTAQMLAGEQAIINGSGDQERDYVYIADAVRANVAALDRGDGEAINIASGIGTSVNEIFESLKAATSYQREAAHGPAKPGETFRIYLAITRARDVLGWQPEVPLERGIAQTVASLRGR from the coding sequence ATGCGGATCGTAGTGACCGGAGGCGCGGGATTTATCGGCTCCCACGTCGTCGACGCATATATCAACCTCGGCCACGAGGTCGTTGTCGTCGACGATCTATCGGCCGGCAAGCGTGAGAATGTCAACCCACTCGCGCGACTGGAAATCGCCGATGTTTCGTCGTCGGCGTTTGTCGATCTGCTTGGCGAGCTTCGGCCGGACATCGTCAATCACCACGCCGCCCAGACCAGTGTCCGGAACTCGGTCGCGGACCCTCTCGATGATTGCCGGCGCAACATCCTCGGCACGCTCAACCTGCTGGAAGGCGCGCGTCGGGCTGGGGTGGGAAAGGTGATCTACATCTCCAGCGGCGGCGCGATCTACGGCGAGCCGGAGACGCTGCCCTGCCCGGAGGATAATCCGATCGCCGCTGATTCACCCTACGGCATCTCGAAGCACACGCCCGAACACTACCTCGGTCTGTACCGACGCCTCCACGGGCTGAGCTTCACGACGTTACGGTATGGGAACGTCTACGGTCCGCGTCAGGACCCCTATGGCGAGGCCGGCGTTGTCGCAATCTTCACCGCCCAGATGCTGGCCGGCGAGCAGGCAATCATCAACGGCAGCGGCGACCAGGAGCGCGACTACGTCTACATTGCCGACGCGGTCCGCGCCAACGTTGCCGCGCTCGACCGCGGTGATGGCGAAGCGATCAACATCGCGTCCGGCATCGGCACGTCGGTGAACGAGATCTTCGAAAGCCTGAAGGCCGCGACCAGCTACCAGCGGGAGGCGGCCCACGGGCCGGCCAAGCCGGGCGAGACGTTCCGGATCTACCTCGCCATCACGCGCGCCCGCGACGTGCTGGGCTGGCAGCCGGAGGTCCCGCTGGAGCGCGGCATCGCGCAGACCGTTGCGTCGCTTCGGGGCAGGTGA
- the moaA gene encoding GTP 3',8-cyclase MoaA — MMATTDLLNRPLRDLRISVTDRCNFRCVYCMPKEIFGANYPFLPHADVLTFEEITRLAGIFASHGVEKIRLTGGEPLVRRNIEDLVAMLVGVEGIHDIAMTTNGSLLSAKKAQALKAAGLQRITISLDSLDDTVFKSMNDVNFPVTKVLQAIDNAAGAGLSPVKIDMVVKRGYNADSILGMAEHFRGNGIILRFIEFMDVGNTNGWRMEDVVSAREILDTIDAKWPIEAVEPNYTGEVATRWRYRDGGGEFGIIASVTMPFCGNCTRVRLSADGQLYTCLFGTRSHDFRALLRGGASDDEVFSVLGRVWGNRADRYSELRSENTAQLKKVEMSRIGG, encoded by the coding sequence ATGATGGCGACGACCGACCTGTTGAACCGGCCACTGCGAGATCTACGGATCTCGGTGACCGACCGCTGCAACTTCCGCTGTGTCTACTGTATGCCGAAGGAGATCTTCGGCGCTAACTATCCCTTCCTGCCACATGCGGATGTGCTGACCTTCGAGGAGATCACGCGCCTGGCCGGCATCTTCGCCTCCCACGGGGTCGAGAAGATCCGCCTCACCGGCGGCGAGCCACTGGTGCGACGCAATATCGAGGATCTGGTCGCGATGCTGGTGGGGGTCGAGGGCATCCACGACATCGCGATGACGACGAACGGCTCGCTGCTGTCGGCGAAGAAGGCGCAGGCGCTGAAGGCCGCCGGGCTCCAACGCATCACCATATCGCTCGATTCGCTCGACGACACGGTCTTCAAGTCGATGAACGATGTCAACTTCCCGGTCACCAAGGTGTTGCAGGCGATCGACAATGCGGCGGGGGCCGGCCTCTCACCGGTGAAGATCGACATGGTCGTCAAGCGCGGCTACAACGCAGATAGCATCCTCGGGATGGCCGAGCACTTCCGCGGCAACGGGATTATCCTGCGCTTCATCGAGTTCATGGATGTCGGCAACACCAACGGTTGGCGAATGGAAGACGTCGTGTCGGCGCGCGAGATCCTCGATACGATCGACGCCAAGTGGCCAATCGAGGCAGTCGAGCCGAACTACACCGGCGAAGTTGCTACCCGCTGGCGCTATCGGGATGGCGGCGGCGAGTTCGGTATCATCGCCTCGGTGACGATGCCGTTCTGCGGCAACTGCACCCGCGTTCGCCTTTCCGCAGATGGCCAGCTCTATACCTGCCTGTTCGGCACACGCTCCCACGACTTCCGGGCGTTGCTGCGCGGCGGCGCGTCCGACGACGAGGTCTTCTCGGTGCTTGGCCGCGTCTGGGGCAACCGCGCCGACCGCTACTCCGAATTACGCTCGGAGAATACGGCCCAGCTCAAGAAGGTCGAAATGTCCCGCATCGGCGGCTGA
- a CDS encoding YbaK/EbsC family protein, whose product MEHDPRTVAAYDRIVALLEQLEIPCQSWRHQPVLNYDDAALARHEAGFDGIESKVVVCETDRGLVVYLTTAGQRMDQRAVKRLTGARSARLATPDTLMDRLGAVPGSAYPFGFDASVPIVVDPALYTIDQLLFSPALPTVTFQISGADLQRILASIANPVFEVAPRP is encoded by the coding sequence ATGGAGCACGACCCGCGAACCGTTGCGGCGTATGACAGGATCGTCGCCCTCCTCGAACAGCTGGAGATCCCGTGCCAGTCATGGCGGCACCAACCGGTGCTGAACTACGACGATGCCGCGCTGGCCCGGCACGAGGCCGGATTCGACGGAATCGAGAGCAAGGTGGTCGTCTGCGAGACGGATCGTGGGCTGGTCGTCTACCTGACGACCGCCGGCCAGCGCATGGATCAGCGAGCAGTAAAGCGCCTCACCGGAGCGCGCTCGGCCCGGCTCGCTACACCCGACACGCTGATGGATCGACTCGGGGCGGTGCCGGGCTCTGCCTACCCGTTCGGCTTCGACGCCAGCGTCCCGATCGTCGTCGACCCGGCGCTCTACACAATCGACCAGCTGCTGTTCAGCCCCGCCCTGCCGACCGTCACCTTCCAGATCAGCGGCGCCGACCTCCAACGCATCCTTGCCTCAATCGCCAACCCGGTGTTCGAGGTAGCGCCGAGGCCCTGA